Proteins encoded in a region of the Triticum dicoccoides isolate Atlit2015 ecotype Zavitan chromosome 3A, WEW_v2.0, whole genome shotgun sequence genome:
- the LOC119272585 gene encoding uncharacterized protein LOC119272585 — translation MKTAHTLLLAVAFLVLASEAAVKADNCAASLHKTPLPCDQVGCLHICREHVNGEGHACPQCNWSASCNYNGLCRCDVCLPPPSAPIQHQQSD, via the exons ATGAAGACTGCACACACGCTGCTCCTGGCAGTCGCCTTCCTCGTGCTGGCATCAG AGGCTGCAGTGAAGGCGGACAATTGTGCAGCGTCACTTCACAAGACGCCGCTACCGTGTGATCAGGTAGGTTGCCTGCACATTTGCCGCGAGCATGTGAATGGGGAAGGGCACGCGTGCCCTCAATGCAATTGGAGTGCTAGTTGCAACTATAATGGACTATGCCGGTGTGATGTCTGCCTCCCTCCTCCTTCTGCCCCTATCCAACACCAACAGAGTGACTGA